A single window of Granulicella mallensis MP5ACTX8 DNA harbors:
- a CDS encoding Sec-independent protein translocase subunit TatA/TatB, which produces MPYHLACMPSFSDSIFLFILALLLFGPKKLPVLAREIGKWVGEFRRASNEFKMQMEEELRQSEQADRQKQIAAMEAAAPVTPAIAEPEHPHLAIPSETSSEETQTSVTHHTETASTEHLAEATESPKPLPIATSGELNIMPPSTGLPVPQTRNTDALGGLLESIPVTEEHQPQTEPQAAEPAAENVSPEMLEYARESASHGD; this is translated from the coding sequence ATGCCGTATCATCTAGCCTGTATGCCCAGTTTTTCCGACAGCATCTTCCTATTTATCCTCGCGCTTCTGCTCTTTGGGCCGAAGAAGCTGCCTGTCCTGGCCCGAGAGATCGGCAAGTGGGTGGGTGAGTTCCGCCGTGCTTCCAACGAATTCAAGATGCAGATGGAAGAGGAGCTCCGCCAGTCCGAGCAGGCCGATCGTCAAAAACAGATCGCCGCCATGGAAGCCGCCGCGCCTGTCACGCCCGCGATAGCGGAGCCCGAGCATCCCCATCTGGCCATTCCGTCCGAGACTTCCTCCGAGGAGACTCAGACTTCGGTGACCCACCACACAGAAACCGCCTCCACGGAGCACCTCGCCGAGGCGACAGAAAGCCCGAAGCCGCTGCCCATTGCGACCTCCGGGGAGTTGAACATCATGCCTCCGTCCACCGGCCTGCCTGTACCGCAGACCAGGAACACCGATGCTCTCGGAGGGCTGCTGGAGTCGATCCCGGTTACCGAGGAACACCAGCCTCAAACTGAACCTCAGGCCGCAGAGCCTGCTGCTGAAAATGTTTCACCTGAAATGCTTGAGTACGCCCGGGAGAGTGCGTCACATGGAGACTGA
- the tatC gene encoding twin-arginine translocase subunit TatC, which produces METDLIDRARSAVQDRAELPGMSLMEHLEELRKRLIWSVGFLLIGFAVAYVFHVRLYNYVQAPVTNLGLKLNFTHPTDGLNLYIKTSFVGGVILASPFILYQIWLFISPGMYANEKKYVWPFMSATVLLFLAGAWFGYVWVLPEAIKVLVLDFGKQFHPILTIEDYTGFFLAVILGLGITFELPILIFFLALFGIVDAKFLLKHFRYAVLAIFLIAAVICPTPDPIGMCLFASPMLALYFIGVAVAFLVHPAARDKRKQAKGAA; this is translated from the coding sequence ATGGAGACTGATCTGATCGACCGCGCGCGCTCCGCCGTACAGGACCGAGCCGAACTTCCGGGCATGAGCCTGATGGAGCACCTGGAAGAGTTGCGCAAACGCCTGATCTGGTCCGTCGGGTTTCTTCTCATAGGCTTTGCCGTGGCCTACGTCTTCCACGTCCGCCTCTACAACTACGTACAGGCCCCGGTCACGAACCTGGGCCTCAAGCTCAACTTCACTCACCCCACGGACGGCCTCAACCTCTACATCAAAACGTCGTTCGTCGGCGGTGTGATCCTGGCTTCGCCCTTCATCCTGTACCAGATCTGGCTCTTCATCTCGCCCGGCATGTACGCCAACGAAAAGAAGTACGTCTGGCCTTTTATGTCGGCGACGGTCCTCCTCTTCCTGGCCGGGGCCTGGTTCGGCTATGTCTGGGTGCTGCCCGAGGCCATCAAGGTACTCGTTCTGGACTTCGGCAAGCAGTTCCACCCCATCCTCACGATTGAGGACTATACAGGCTTCTTCCTCGCGGTGATCCTCGGCCTGGGAATCACCTTCGAGCTGCCCATCCTGATCTTCTTTCTGGCGCTCTTCGGCATCGTCGATGCCAAGTTCCTGCTGAAGCACTTCCGCTATGCCGTGCTGGCGATCTTTCTCATCGCCGCAGTAATCTGCCCGACGCCCGATCCCATCGGCATGTGCCTCTTCGCATCGCCCATGCTCGCGCTGTACTTCATCGGCGTCGCCGTCGCATTCCTCGTCCATCCGGCGGCACGCGACAAGCGCAAACAGGCAAAGGGAGCCGCCTAA
- a CDS encoding TerC/Alx family metal homeostasis membrane protein gives MTPLSHWIWFHVAIVALLALEYLLHLAVPNTKRKAIYATILWVAAALSLAAVLVRFYTSAGAVQYLAGYAIEEALSIDNLFVFLLLFRLFRIPEVRQPRVLFWGVAGAIVMRGAFIAAGLGLLHRFHWISYAFGAILLFGAIRLLRPENPNDATQTPGWIRWLSKLSPISESQDHFFVRQNGRVMGTILLLALVAVELTDIVFALDSIPAVLSITRQPFLAYTSNIMAVMGLRSLYVLLAAMLAKLRFLHFGLAAVLAFAAIKMLLAAWIEIGPLVSLAVIAGLLSVTIGASLIFTHPPTQSVSS, from the coding sequence TTGACACCTCTCTCCCACTGGATCTGGTTTCACGTCGCCATCGTCGCTCTTCTGGCACTTGAGTACCTCCTGCACCTCGCGGTCCCCAACACCAAACGCAAGGCCATCTACGCGACCATCCTCTGGGTCGCCGCCGCGCTCTCGCTTGCAGCCGTTCTGGTGCGCTTCTATACCTCCGCCGGAGCGGTACAGTATCTGGCCGGCTACGCGATCGAAGAAGCGCTCTCCATCGATAACCTCTTCGTCTTCCTCCTGCTCTTTCGGCTCTTCCGCATTCCGGAGGTTCGCCAGCCGCGCGTGCTCTTCTGGGGAGTCGCCGGAGCCATCGTCATGCGCGGCGCCTTTATCGCCGCGGGCCTCGGCCTGTTGCACCGCTTCCACTGGATCAGCTACGCCTTCGGCGCCATTCTCTTGTTCGGCGCCATCCGCCTGCTCCGCCCCGAAAACCCGAACGACGCCACGCAGACCCCCGGCTGGATTCGCTGGCTCTCCAAGCTCTCTCCGATCAGCGAAAGCCAGGACCACTTCTTCGTCCGCCAGAACGGGCGCGTAATGGGCACCATCCTGCTGCTGGCGCTGGTCGCCGTCGAGCTCACCGACATCGTCTTCGCCCTCGACTCCATCCCTGCGGTCCTGAGCATCACACGCCAGCCCTTCCTCGCCTACACCTCGAACATCATGGCGGTCATGGGCCTTCGCTCGCTCTACGTACTATTGGCGGCGATGCTCGCCAAGCTGCGCTTTCTACACTTCGGCCTCGCGGCCGTACTGGCCTTCGCCGCCATCAAAATGCTGCTTGCCGCCTGGATTGAGATCGGCCCCCTGGTATCGCTTGCGGTAATCGCAGGCCTGCTCAGCGTAACCATTGGAGCGTCGCTGATCTTCACCCACCCCCCAACACAATCAGTCTCCTCTTAG
- a CDS encoding lactonase family protein: MAIPSRQTSIRFIVALLGAATALGLTGCGNFFQCEGKPSCPASSSGGGTGTTSGDYAYVSNSTSSTSSISVFDVSTGAPLALSNSPISLGYEPTAMAITPNNSFLFVSSTVNTAVYTYSIGSTGTLSNVNGTQAAVTLNASAMDISPDSKYLYVLDFSTVGTSLDQYSIGSNGALTAVTSGFPLPLIGTSGASIKVAPTGDFLVVTLGTAGDVIVPLTNEVIDSITANPITFTTSTVGDFGVAIDENDQVYFSRTGSVSVYQVASNGGSYKEITNTAANSDTGAGNRAILVNGSNVYTANLTANNLSGFSATTAGILAQLTGSPYAGPSTVGAIGVDSSGKYLVAAGYGTAGVQVYAIGSTGALTASSTTANNGTSTSVPVVMAVTPLQ, translated from the coding sequence ATGGCCATCCCCTCTCGACAAACCTCAATTCGTTTCATCGTCGCCCTGCTGGGAGCAGCCACGGCACTCGGCCTGACTGGGTGCGGCAACTTCTTCCAATGCGAGGGAAAGCCGAGTTGTCCTGCGTCGTCGTCCGGTGGTGGGACGGGAACAACGAGCGGAGACTATGCCTATGTCTCCAACAGCACGTCGAGCACGAGCTCCATCAGCGTCTTTGACGTGTCGACCGGTGCGCCGCTGGCGCTTTCGAATTCCCCGATCTCCCTGGGCTATGAGCCGACCGCCATGGCCATTACGCCGAACAATTCCTTCTTATTTGTCTCGTCCACAGTGAATACAGCGGTCTACACGTATTCGATTGGTTCAACCGGCACATTGTCGAATGTGAATGGCACCCAAGCCGCAGTGACCCTCAATGCGTCCGCCATGGATATCTCGCCTGACAGCAAATATCTGTACGTTCTTGATTTCTCTACGGTCGGTACAAGTCTGGACCAATATTCGATCGGTTCGAACGGTGCTCTCACGGCCGTAACGTCAGGTTTTCCGCTGCCTCTTATCGGTACCAGCGGAGCTTCGATCAAGGTCGCTCCCACGGGCGATTTCCTGGTGGTGACACTCGGCACGGCGGGGGATGTGATTGTTCCCCTTACGAACGAAGTCATCGACTCCATCACCGCGAATCCGATTACCTTTACCACTTCGACTGTTGGCGATTTTGGAGTGGCTATCGACGAAAACGATCAAGTGTACTTTTCCCGAACAGGCTCGGTCTCTGTCTATCAAGTTGCATCGAACGGTGGTTCTTATAAGGAGATTACGAATACGGCGGCCAACTCCGATACAGGGGCAGGCAATCGTGCCATTCTGGTCAACGGAAGCAATGTATACACTGCGAACCTGACGGCGAATAATCTTTCCGGTTTTTCGGCTACTACAGCCGGTATCCTTGCCCAATTGACAGGGTCTCCCTATGCTGGTCCATCGACGGTTGGTGCCATCGGGGTGGACAGTAGTGGCAAATATCTCGTTGCTGCAGGGTATGGCACGGCCGGAGTCCAGGTGTATGCCATTGGTTCTACAGGAGCTCTTACGGCTTCGAGTACTACGGCGAACAACGGTACATCCACCAGCGTTCCGGTTGTGATGGCGGTGACACCCCTGCAATAG
- the hflX gene encoding GTPase HflX produces MSSKYSPSIKDSRLVAAQEQALLRARQQATREQAVLVAIEFTADRRRLSPAAQQARAAAAILNRSALGEEPEIDASSGPPKPADLDFDASLAEFQELARSAGATIAAVLIQRRPHPDPATLVGGGKLDEIVATVAATGASLVLFDHDLTPSQARNVEARLPCTVIDRTQLILDIFARHARTREGMLQVELAQLEYQLPRLAGKGKSMSQLGGGIGTRGPGETQLETDRRRINLRLDRIKQQLEAVRRIRRQQRGRREAVPVPTVALVGYTNAGKSTLFNSLTGAEVLASERMFATLDPKLRQLTLPSRRKVLLSDTVGFLRNLPHALVTSFRATLEEVERAELLLHVRDAASPTLDEQRSQVEAVLSELNVGEKQTLQVLNKTDLLPPETPFAPGTIPVSGLTGAGLDDLLHAIDAALTSDPLIEVRFRIPQSEGRILSALERGATLSGQRFDGNLVYLTALGPATLLRRYRQYQLREEEALSEG; encoded by the coding sequence TTGTCGAGTAAATATTCACCGAGCATCAAAGACTCCCGCCTTGTCGCAGCGCAGGAGCAGGCGCTTCTGCGGGCACGTCAGCAGGCAACCAGGGAGCAGGCAGTTCTGGTTGCCATCGAATTCACGGCGGACCGTCGGCGGCTCTCTCCTGCCGCGCAGCAGGCACGTGCCGCTGCGGCCATTCTCAATCGCTCTGCCCTAGGCGAAGAGCCGGAGATCGACGCTTCGTCCGGCCCGCCGAAGCCGGCGGACCTGGACTTCGATGCCTCTCTGGCCGAGTTCCAGGAGTTGGCGCGGTCGGCTGGTGCGACTATAGCGGCGGTGCTGATCCAGCGCCGTCCTCATCCCGATCCGGCAACGCTGGTGGGCGGCGGCAAGCTCGACGAGATCGTCGCCACCGTGGCCGCTACCGGGGCGAGCCTTGTGCTCTTCGACCATGACCTGACGCCCTCCCAGGCGCGTAACGTGGAGGCGCGGCTGCCTTGCACGGTCATCGACCGTACGCAGTTGATTCTCGACATCTTTGCGCGCCACGCCCGGACGAGAGAAGGCATGCTGCAGGTGGAGCTGGCGCAGTTGGAATATCAGCTCCCACGGCTGGCGGGAAAGGGCAAATCGATGTCGCAGCTTGGCGGCGGCATCGGAACGCGCGGGCCCGGTGAGACACAGCTCGAAACCGATCGCCGCAGGATCAATCTTCGCCTCGACCGGATCAAGCAGCAACTCGAAGCCGTACGGCGGATTCGCCGCCAGCAGCGTGGCCGCAGGGAAGCTGTGCCGGTGCCGACGGTCGCCCTGGTGGGCTATACCAATGCCGGCAAGTCGACCCTGTTCAACTCCCTGACGGGAGCGGAGGTTCTGGCCTCCGAACGCATGTTCGCTACGCTCGATCCGAAGCTGCGGCAGCTCACTCTGCCCTCGCGGCGCAAGGTTTTGTTGTCGGATACGGTGGGGTTCCTGCGTAATCTTCCGCATGCGCTGGTCACCAGCTTTCGCGCGACGCTCGAAGAGGTGGAACGCGCCGAGCTGCTGCTGCACGTTCGCGATGCCGCCAGTCCGACGCTCGACGAGCAGCGCTCGCAGGTAGAGGCTGTGTTGTCCGAGCTGAATGTCGGGGAGAAGCAGACGCTGCAGGTGCTGAATAAGACCGATTTGCTGCCGCCTGAAACGCCTTTTGCGCCGGGGACGATCCCTGTTTCCGGACTGACAGGGGCGGGGTTGGATGATCTGCTGCATGCGATTGACGCGGCTTTGACCTCCGATCCCCTGATCGAGGTTCGGTTCCGGATTCCGCAGTCGGAGGGACGAATTTTGTCGGCGCTGGAGCGGGGGGCGACGCTTTCGGGACAGCGTTTTGACGGCAATCTCGTCTATCTGACAGCGCTGGGGCCGGCGACGTTGTTGCGGCGCTATCGGCAGTACCAACTCCGCGAGGAGGAGGCATTGTCTGAGGGATGA
- a CDS encoding M28 family peptidase, with product MNFRSRALRRLTVLLTLAVSCVSMPSARAQAHAVSGQAVYKLTQEYLAAAPKRYIGSPGHTAAEGFIKQHFKPEAAKGNLITDNFSAHTPIGQLSMTNYIVKFPGKKDGIIVLATHYETNYPLKDINFFGANDGACTTALLIALGQYYREHPPQGYSVWLVFDDGEEAIKEWSSSDSLYGTRHLAAKWSGDGTISHIKAFIVADMIGWKSMNITKESNSTPWLLDLLAKSGKDTGHVSYLFRDSQAIEDDHLPFKQRSVPVLDIIDYQYGTSQDPEAFHHTEKDTIDKISPASLQVSADLFLDVVKLIDQH from the coding sequence ATGAACTTTCGCTCAAGAGCCCTGCGTCGACTGACAGTTCTGCTCACGCTCGCAGTCTCCTGCGTGTCGATGCCGTCAGCCAGAGCCCAGGCACATGCCGTCTCCGGCCAGGCCGTCTACAAGCTCACGCAGGAATATCTTGCAGCCGCGCCGAAGCGTTACATCGGCTCGCCCGGCCATACCGCCGCGGAAGGCTTCATCAAGCAGCACTTCAAGCCTGAGGCCGCCAAGGGCAACCTCATCACCGACAACTTTTCCGCGCATACGCCCATCGGGCAGCTCAGCATGACGAACTACATCGTCAAGTTCCCCGGCAAGAAGGACGGCATCATCGTCCTCGCCACGCACTACGAGACCAACTACCCGCTCAAGGACATCAACTTCTTCGGAGCCAATGACGGCGCCTGCACCACGGCGCTGCTCATCGCGCTCGGTCAGTACTATCGCGAGCATCCGCCGCAAGGCTACTCCGTCTGGCTGGTCTTCGACGACGGCGAAGAAGCCATCAAGGAATGGTCCAGCTCCGACTCCCTCTACGGCACGCGCCACCTCGCCGCCAAGTGGTCGGGCGACGGCACCATCAGCCACATCAAGGCCTTCATCGTCGCCGACATGATCGGCTGGAAGAGCATGAACATCACGAAGGAGAGCAACTCGACCCCCTGGCTGCTCGACCTGCTGGCAAAGTCCGGCAAGGACACCGGCCACGTCAGCTATCTCTTCCGCGACTCGCAGGCGATCGAAGACGATCACCTGCCGTTCAAGCAGCGTAGCGTTCCAGTTCTCGACATCATCGACTACCAGTACGGAACCTCGCAGGACCCCGAGGCCTTTCACCACACCGAAAAGGACACCATCGACAAGATCAGCCCGGCAAGCCTGCAGGTCTCAGCCGATCTCTTCCTGGACGTCGTCAAGCTCATCGATCAGCACTAA
- the aroB gene encoding 3-dehydroquinate synthase: protein MSNNTKIAVRTASSTYEVEIGSDLLPHIGARVDSLLNGGLCAGKQRVFVVTSPEIWKLHGERLASGFPSAPVLLSVPAGEQHKRLATVERLAEEMAQHGADRDSVLLAFGGGVIGDMTGFLAAMYMRGIRYVQVPTTLLAQVDSSIGGKTGVNLAAGKNLAGAFHHPLAVYADTSILSTLPPAELRAGLQESVKAGIIRDRALFDFLDTESAAVLRGDRDALTRVVADSVRVKADVVSADERELGLRMILNLGHTLGHAIEAATQYKQLLHGEAIAWGMIAATGIAAHRNLITADEAAQIERVVRAYGPLRSFTANATELVALTAKDKKNRSGARSFVLPLGIGDATVVRDVSEAELLEAAEAMMSEVNSLQVTA from the coding sequence ATGAGCAACAACACAAAGATTGCAGTACGCACAGCGTCCTCCACCTATGAGGTCGAGATCGGCAGCGACCTGTTGCCCCATATCGGAGCGCGCGTCGACTCCCTGCTCAACGGCGGTCTGTGCGCGGGCAAACAGCGCGTCTTCGTCGTCACCTCGCCGGAGATCTGGAAGCTGCACGGCGAACGCCTTGCGAGCGGCTTTCCTTCCGCCCCCGTCCTTCTCAGTGTTCCCGCGGGCGAGCAGCATAAGCGCCTCGCCACAGTCGAACGCCTCGCCGAAGAGATGGCCCAGCACGGCGCAGACCGCGACAGCGTCCTCCTGGCCTTCGGCGGCGGTGTCATCGGCGACATGACCGGCTTCCTCGCTGCGATGTACATGCGCGGCATTCGCTATGTGCAGGTGCCGACCACGCTGCTGGCACAGGTCGACAGCTCCATCGGCGGCAAGACCGGCGTCAATCTCGCCGCAGGCAAGAACCTCGCCGGCGCATTCCATCATCCACTCGCGGTCTATGCCGATACCAGCATCCTCTCCACGCTCCCTCCTGCCGAGCTGCGCGCGGGCCTGCAGGAATCCGTGAAGGCGGGCATCATTCGCGACCGTGCCCTCTTCGACTTCCTGGACACCGAAAGCGCAGCCGTACTCCGTGGCGATCGCGACGCCCTGACCCGCGTCGTCGCCGACAGCGTACGCGTCAAGGCCGATGTCGTCAGCGCGGACGAGCGCGAGCTGGGCCTGCGCATGATTCTCAATCTCGGCCACACCCTCGGCCACGCCATCGAAGCCGCAACACAGTACAAACAACTGCTGCATGGCGAAGCCATCGCCTGGGGAATGATCGCAGCAACTGGAATCGCAGCCCATCGCAACCTCATCACCGCTGACGAAGCGGCCCAGATAGAACGCGTCGTTCGAGCTTATGGCCCCCTGCGCAGCTTCACGGCAAACGCCACGGAGCTCGTCGCACTGACAGCGAAGGACAAGAAGAACCGCAGCGGAGCGCGCTCCTTCGTTCTGCCCCTTGGCATCGGCGATGCAACCGTCGTACGCGACGTCAGCGAAGCCGAGCTGCTTGAAGCCGCCGAAGCCATGATGTCCGAAGTCAACAGCCTGCAGGTGACAGCTTGA
- the ubiE gene encoding bifunctional demethylmenaquinone methyltransferase/2-methoxy-6-polyprenyl-1,4-benzoquinol methylase UbiE yields MSPVEHEQALGARPSGEATETAAAEHVRDLFNSIAPSYDLLNHLLSMGLDRRWWLRAARSFRDVLSNPKSRVLDLCCGTGDMTAALLTQRPASGEPVTGLDFSAEMLSRARTKYASANVHWVEGDAMHLPYPDNSFDLVTSAFGFRNLTNYAEGLAEIHRVLRPGGRIGILECNQPDGLSGAGYNLYFKHVLPIVGGMISGDRAAYRYLPASVARFPRPPQMLALMASAGFVDSAWDGYLLRAAGLYRGTKR; encoded by the coding sequence TTGAGCCCCGTCGAGCACGAACAGGCGCTCGGCGCTCGCCCCTCCGGCGAAGCCACCGAAACCGCAGCCGCCGAGCACGTCCGCGATCTCTTCAACTCCATCGCGCCAAGCTATGACCTGTTGAACCATCTGCTCTCCATGGGCCTCGACCGCCGCTGGTGGCTGCGTGCCGCGCGCAGCTTCCGCGACGTTCTCTCCAACCCGAAATCCCGCGTGCTCGACCTCTGCTGCGGCACCGGAGACATGACCGCCGCGCTGCTGACCCAGCGCCCTGCCAGCGGAGAACCGGTAACCGGTCTCGACTTCTCCGCCGAGATGCTCAGCCGCGCACGTACCAAGTACGCCTCCGCCAACGTGCACTGGGTAGAAGGCGACGCGATGCATCTGCCCTACCCGGACAACAGCTTCGACCTCGTCACCTCCGCCTTCGGCTTTCGCAATCTGACGAACTACGCCGAAGGCCTCGCCGAGATCCATCGTGTCCTCCGCCCCGGAGGCCGAATCGGCATCCTGGAGTGCAACCAGCCGGACGGCCTCAGCGGTGCGGGCTATAACCTTTACTTCAAGCACGTCCTGCCCATCGTCGGCGGCATGATCTCCGGCGACCGCGCGGCCTATCGCTATCTTCCAGCTTCGGTCGCCCGCTTTCCCCGTCCCCCACAGATGCTGGCTCTGATGGCCTCCGCAGGCTTCGTAGATTCGGCGTGGGATGGCTACCTGCTGCGCGCTGCAGGGCTCTATCGCGGCACAAAACGATAG
- the hfq gene encoding RNA chaperone Hfq → MDSKPAQNIQDTFLNTVRKDKSPITIYLVSGVKLTGKIRSFDKYSVLLENNAQEQLIFKHAISTVVSGRSGLHGESRPTELRDHRVPPTGVAPVEAVLRNG, encoded by the coding sequence ATGGATTCAAAGCCGGCACAGAACATTCAGGACACGTTTCTGAATACGGTCCGCAAGGACAAAAGCCCTATCACCATCTACCTCGTCAGCGGTGTCAAGCTAACAGGCAAGATTCGTTCGTTCGATAAGTACTCCGTCCTGCTAGAAAACAACGCGCAGGAGCAGCTCATCTTCAAGCATGCGATCTCTACCGTGGTCAGCGGCCGCTCCGGCTTGCACGGCGAAAGCCGTCCTACCGAGCTGCGTGACCATCGCGTTCCGCCTACAGGCGTGGCGCCGGTGGAAGCTGTGCTGCGCAACGGTTGA
- a CDS encoding DegT/DnrJ/EryC1/StrS family aminotransferase — protein MLDFSREFATIREEVMAAIAAVCESQRFILGPEVARFEQAAAAACGVPFAIGCASGTDALWLAMAALEIGPGDAVITTPFSFFATVSSILRAGATPLLADIDERTFNLSPHAVAEVLNAPLPAGAGRVAAVMPVHLYGQCAEMDEFTTLGRKYGFRLVEDAAQAFGASWNGVVAGGLGDAAAFSFYPTKNLSAFGDAGMMTTREAKSDERARMLRAHGMRQRYFHDEVGWNSRLDTLQAAVLEVKLRLVAAGNQRRRELAALYDQRFREAGLVGASTAEGVVLPFTDSRAEHVFHQYVIRAPRRDELRTFLSEHKIGTEIYYPLPLHLQESLKSLGYKKGDFPISERASEEVLALPIYPELREDEVDTVVEAIRRFHS, from the coding sequence ATGCTCGATTTCTCGCGCGAGTTTGCTACGATTCGTGAAGAAGTGATGGCGGCCATCGCCGCGGTCTGCGAATCGCAACGCTTTATCCTTGGCCCGGAGGTCGCTCGCTTCGAACAAGCCGCCGCCGCGGCCTGTGGAGTGCCTTTCGCTATCGGCTGTGCCAGCGGCACCGATGCCCTCTGGCTGGCCATGGCAGCCCTTGAGATTGGCCCGGGCGATGCGGTGATTACGACCCCTTTCAGCTTTTTTGCCACCGTCAGCTCGATCCTTCGCGCGGGCGCAACCCCTCTCCTGGCGGACATCGACGAGCGCACCTTCAATCTCTCCCCCCACGCAGTCGCAGAGGTCCTCAACGCCCCCCTCCCGGCGGGGGCAGGCAGGGTGGCTGCGGTCATGCCGGTGCATCTCTACGGCCAATGCGCGGAGATGGACGAATTCACCACCCTTGGCCGGAAATATGGCTTCCGCCTCGTAGAAGACGCCGCCCAGGCCTTCGGGGCGAGCTGGAATGGAGTCGTAGCCGGCGGCCTCGGCGACGCTGCCGCGTTCAGCTTCTATCCGACGAAAAACCTCAGTGCCTTCGGCGATGCAGGCATGATGACCACCCGCGAGGCAAAGTCCGACGAACGCGCCAGAATGCTGCGCGCCCACGGCATGCGGCAGCGCTACTTCCACGACGAAGTCGGCTGGAACTCCCGGCTGGATACCCTGCAAGCGGCCGTTCTTGAAGTAAAACTACGCCTTGTGGCCGCCGGAAACCAGCGCCGCCGTGAACTCGCCGCCCTGTACGACCAGCGCTTCCGCGAGGCTGGCCTGGTGGGTGCTTCTACAGCAGAAGGAGTGGTACTCCCCTTCACCGATTCGCGTGCAGAACACGTCTTCCACCAATACGTAATCCGCGCCCCACGCCGCGATGAATTGCGAACTTTCCTCTCAGAACACAAGATTGGGACAGAAATCTACTATCCCCTGCCGCTGCACCTGCAGGAGAGTCTCAAATCTCTTGGGTATAAAAAAGGCGATTTCCCCATCAGCGAACGCGCCTCGGAAGAGGTCCTGGCCCTTCCGATCTATCCGGAACTGCGTGAGGACGAAGTGGATACGGTCGTCGAGGCCATCAGACGCTTCCATTCATAG
- a CDS encoding SH3 domain-containing protein produces the protein MLGINPKSVALLAVTVILSLGLAGCSHFRVKPADAYVYVTAKEDTLRDRVAPVSNRTGTVSNGEKLVVLERARRFVKVRTPRGEVGWIKEKNVADQGLVDQFEALRLKHLSDHAITSAATRDEVYMHIAPGLKTDRFFLLAEGDKLSLLGRATIAKPVTPGAATPATKPVGSGRGKAGAGKDAAADQPEGPPAPVMEDWWLVRDAKGDTGWLYSHLIDVDAPDTLVRYAEGQRIIGAYVLTMVDDPDSGILNNGQTVTSIPEYLTLLSPYKAGLPYDFNQVRVFIWNTKKHRYETAFREHNIAGYLPVVVGANIDPYGHAPNSSIQLPAFSYRVLAGDASIPTPDPVTGIYSPAKTIEKTYRLEGNICRRILIAPGTEPPAEAHPDPEPVKKAKEAKKRRR, from the coding sequence ATGCTTGGTATCAACCCGAAGTCAGTTGCATTGCTTGCGGTAACAGTGATTCTTTCGCTGGGACTGGCGGGGTGTTCGCACTTCAGGGTCAAGCCTGCGGACGCCTATGTCTACGTGACCGCGAAAGAAGACACCCTTCGAGACCGGGTGGCCCCGGTCTCGAACCGTACAGGGACCGTGTCCAATGGCGAGAAACTGGTGGTGCTCGAACGCGCTCGGCGCTTCGTCAAGGTGCGGACGCCGCGCGGGGAAGTCGGCTGGATCAAGGAAAAGAACGTCGCCGACCAGGGCCTGGTCGACCAGTTCGAGGCGTTGCGGCTGAAGCATCTTAGCGATCATGCGATTACCTCTGCGGCTACTCGCGACGAGGTGTACATGCACATCGCCCCGGGCCTGAAGACGGACCGATTCTTTCTTCTGGCCGAGGGCGACAAGCTGAGTTTGCTGGGGCGTGCCACGATTGCAAAGCCTGTTACTCCCGGGGCTGCCACGCCAGCTACAAAACCGGTGGGGAGTGGCCGAGGCAAGGCCGGTGCAGGGAAGGACGCGGCGGCGGACCAGCCTGAAGGACCTCCGGCGCCTGTGATGGAGGATTGGTGGCTGGTTCGGGATGCGAAGGGCGATACGGGGTGGCTGTACTCCCACCTGATCGATGTCGACGCTCCCGATACCCTGGTGCGCTACGCCGAAGGGCAGCGGATCATTGGTGCCTATGTGCTGACCATGGTGGACGACCCCGATTCAGGCATCCTGAACAACGGGCAGACCGTTACCAGTATTCCGGAGTATCTGACCCTGCTCAGCCCCTACAAGGCGGGCTTGCCGTACGACTTCAACCAGGTTCGGGTCTTTATCTGGAATACGAAGAAACATCGCTATGAGACGGCGTTTCGCGAGCACAACATCGCAGGCTATCTGCCGGTCGTCGTAGGCGCCAATATCGATCCGTACGGCCATGCGCCGAACTCGTCGATTCAGTTGCCGGCCTTCAGCTATCGCGTGCTGGCGGGAGATGCTTCGATTCCGACTCCTGATCCTGTGACGGGAATCTACTCTCCCGCGAAGACGATCGAGAAGACGTATCGTCTCGAAGGCAATATCTGCCGGAGGATTCTGATCGCTCCCGGAACGGAGCCTCCAGCGGAGGCTCATCCCGATCCTGAGCCGGTGAAAAAGGCGAAGGAAGCTAAGAAGCGCAGGCGGTAA